A single genomic interval of Prunus dulcis chromosome 5, ALMONDv2, whole genome shotgun sequence harbors:
- the LOC117627396 gene encoding serine/threonine-protein kinase BLUS1-like isoform X5 — MGRMGANSRSHSANPSDYKLLEEVGYGASATVYRAIYLPFNEVVAVKCLDLDRCGSNFEDIRREAQTMSLIDHPNVVKAYCSFVVERNLWVIMPFMAEGSCLHLMKIAYPDGFEESAIGSILKETLKALVYLHKQGHIHRDVKAGNILLDTNGVVKLADFGVSACLFDAADRQRSRNTFVGTPCWMAPEVLQPGSGYNSKADIWSFGITALELAHGHAPFSKYPPMKVLLMTIQNAPPGLDYDRDKKFSKSFKEMVAMCLVKDQTKRPTAEKLLKHSFFKNAKPPELSIKKLFTDLPPLWNRVKALQLKDAAQLALKKMPSAEQEAISQSEYQRGVSAWNFDVEDLKAQASLVRDDDDIPEMMEEDEKLKSVVSYKQEATGCQSSLGKLNENSEPYWTEYKEVNDYEAQQVESLNKKGKVLESNILESGGQQKTAWKKNESSSEATASTSEKDMVQAKNKNLSVKSRQTQSGPLTPGAVLSHSVSERARIFERSENENQPAIDKAKCEVRRTPSFSGPLMLPNRASANSLSAPIKSSGGFRDSLDDKSKANLVQIKGRFSVTSENLDLVKDIPSSTIPRRSSQGSPLRKSASVGDWVFESRQMPTTPSAKELNNSNIPASLLLPHLQNLFQQTSIQQDIIMNLLSTLQPAEAVEGTQNGKLPPLPRSSETNGSVEAAVSERERLLLLKVSELQASYSNS, encoded by the exons ATGGGGAGGATGGGAGCCAATTCCAGGTCTCACTCTGCGAACCCCAGCGACTACAAGCTTCTGGAAGAGGTTGGCTATGGCGCCAGTGCTACAGTGTACAGAGCGATCTATCTCCCTTTCAATGAAGTCGTCGCTGTAAAATGTTTGGATCTCGATCGCTGCGGCAGCAATTTC GAAGATATACGGAGGGAGGCGCAAACGATGAGCTTGATAGATCACCCAAATGTTGTAAAGGCGTATTGTTCATTTGTTGTCGAGCGAAACCTTTGGGTGATCATGCCATTCATGGCAGAGGGTTCTTGTTTGCACCTCATGAAAATCGCATATCCGGATGGGTTTGAGGAGTCTGCGATCGGTTCTATCCTTAAGGAAACCCTAAAGGCTCTGGTTTACCTTCATAAACAAGGTCATATTCACCGAGATGTTAAG GCGGGAAACATACTACTTGATACTAATGGGGTGGTGAAACTTGCGGACTTTGGTGTTTCAGCTTGCTTGTTTGATGCAGCTGATAGGCAACGCTCAAGAAACACTTTCGTAGGAACGCCATGCTG GATGGCACCAGAGGTATTGCAACCAGGAAGTGGATACAATTCCAA GGCTGACATTTGGTCATTTGGTATAACGGCATTGGAGTTGGCCCATGGTCATGCACCATTTTCAAAGTACCCTCCAATGAAG GTTCTCCTCATGACCATACAGAATGCCCCTCCAGGACTTGATTATGATCGTGATAAAAAGTTCTCTAAG TCTTTTAAAGAAATGGTTGCAATGTGCTTGGTAAAAGATCAAACAAAGAGACCAACAGCAGAGAAATTATTGAAACACTCCTTTTTCAAGAACGCAAAACCTCCAGAGCTTTCTATAAAGAAATTGTTTACAGACTTGCCACCACTTTGGAATCGTGTAAAAGCACTCCAG CTCAAAGATGCAGCACAACTGGCTTTGAAGAAAATGCCTTCAGCAGAGCAAGAGGCAATATCACAG AGTGAGTACCAGCGAGGAGTCAGCGCCTGGAACTTTGATGTTGAGGATTTAAAAGCCCAAGCATCCCTG GTgcgagatgatgatgatattcCAGAAATgatggaagaagatgaaaagttGAAATCCGTTGTTAGTTATAAG CAGGAAGCAACTGGTTGCCAATCCAGTTTGGGGAAGTTGAACGAAAATAGTGAACCATATTGGACGGAATACAAAGAAGTAAATGATTATGAGGCACAACAGGTTGAAAGCTTGAACAAAAAAGGCAAGGTTCTTGAAAGTAATATACTGGAATCTGGTGGCCAGCAGAAAACAGCCTGGAAGAAAAATGAATCAAGCTCTGAGGCAACAGCATCTACATCAGAAAAAGACATGGTACAGGCCAAGAATAAAAATCTATCGGTGAAAAGTCGTCAAACGCAGAGTGGCCCACTCACACCTGGTGCTGTGCTTAGTCATTCAGTATCAGAAAGGGCTCGCATCTTTGAAAG GAGTGAGAATGAAAATCAACCGGCAATTGATAAAGCTAAATGTGAAGTACGACGAACACCAAGCTTTAGTGGTCCACTGATGCTTCCAAATCGAGCTTCGGCAAACAGTTTATCAGCTCCTATAAAATCTTCTGGAG GTTTTAGAGATTCTTTGGATGACAAGTCAAAGGCTAATTTGGTGCAAATTAAGGGGAGGTTTTCAGTGACATCAGAAAATTTAGATCTTGTAAAG GATATTCCATCAAGTACAATACCTCGTCGATCTTCACAG GGATCACCTCTAAGAAAGTCAGCAAGCGTTGGTGATTGGGTATTTGAATCCAGGCAAATG CCTACCACTCCGTCTGCCAAGGAGTTGAACAACAGCAACATACCTGCATCACTTCTCTTGCCTCACCTTCAGAATCTTTTTCAGCAGACGTCGATTCAACAG GATataattatgaatttactgAGCACCTTGCAACCAGCTGAGGCAGTAGAAG GTACTCAAAATGGAAAGTTGCCTCCACTGCCCCGCAGTTCTGAGACCAATGGAAGT GTCGAAGCTGCAGTTTCTGAGAGGGAGCGTTTATTGCTCCTCAAGGTCTCTGAGCTTCAAGCTAG TTACAGCAACAGCTGA